One Ochotona princeps isolate mOchPri1 chromosome 7, mOchPri1.hap1, whole genome shotgun sequence genomic window carries:
- the EREG gene encoding proepiregulin encodes MNGYCLHGQCIYLVDMSENYCRCEVGYTGVRCEHFFLTVHQPLSKEYVALTVILIILFLVIVAGSIYYFCRWYKHRQSKESKKEYERVTSRDPGLLQV; translated from the exons ATGAATGGCTATTGTTTACATGGACAATGCATTTACCTGGTGGACATGAGTGAAAATTATTGCAG GTGTGAAGTGGGTTACACTGGAGTCCGATGTGAACACTTCTTTCTAACTGTCCACCAACCCTTGAGCAAAGAATATGTGGCGTTGACTGTGATACTTATCATCTTGTTCCTCGTCATAGTTGCTGGTTCCATATACTATTTCTGCAGATG GTATAAACATCGACAAAGTAAAGAATCAAAAAAGGAGTATGAGAGGGTGACCTCTCGGGATCCAGGACTGCTACAAGTCTGA